A window of the Loxodonta africana isolate mLoxAfr1 chromosome 3, mLoxAfr1.hap2, whole genome shotgun sequence genome harbors these coding sequences:
- the LOC135230543 gene encoding loricrin-like, with amino-acid sequence MVIVTVVVVMVKVVVGKVTVMVVIVVVVMVDGDCGSCDGDDDNGGSDGDSGSCDADGDSGSCDADSDGGGGGDSVGGDDDSDGGDGDSGSCDADSDGGGGGDSVGGDDDSDGGDGDSGGSDGDSDGGDSSSDGDDRGLWWSC; translated from the coding sequence ATGGTGATTgtgacagtggtggtggtgatggtaaaAGTGGTGGTGGGAAAGGTGAcggtgatggtggtgatagtggtggtagtgatggtggatggtgactgtggtagttgtgatggtgatgatgacaatggtggtagtgatggtgaCAGTGGTAGTTGTGATGCTGATGGTGACAGTGGTAGTTGTGATGCTgacagtgatggtggtggtggtggtgatagtgttggtggtgatgatgacagtgatggtggtgatggtgacagtGGTAGTTGTGATGCTgacagtgatggtggtggtggtggtgatagtgttggtggtgatgatgacagtgacggtggtgatggtgacagtggtggtagtgatggtgaCAGTGATGGTGGAGACAGTAGCAGTGATGGTGATGACAGGGGGCTGTGGTGGAGTTGTTGA